GGTGTCGACCGCGCCGGCTGCAGTGGCCTGGTCGATGCCCGACGAACTGCTGCCGCCGGCGATTGCGCCGAGGCGCACCGTTTGCGCGTCACGCGTCACCACCACTGAATTGGAACTGAACAGGAATGTTGGGGCGTCGCCGCCGCTGATTCCACCGCCGTTAAAGAAACGAATCGATCCCGAGGGAATATCCAGATGCACGAGGCCCTGGAAATTCTGGAACGAGGTTGCTCCGCCAAACGACATCTGCGTGGTCACGTGGTTCGTTGTATTCGCAGCGCCGATGAACTGGCCGCCCCAAATGTTTCCGAGGGCATTGGCGGACAAGGTGATTGTGCCGCCATCGACGACGGTGATCGAGTCGGGGGTTCCGGGAGTTGCGCTGCCGCCGACGAGGCTGAGAGCGACGTTGTTGCTGGCGATCACCGCGCCGTCCAGGTTGGCCGGCGAGTTTCCGATCTGCAATGTTGTGCCCGCGGCGAGGACGGTTCCGCCAGTAAAGGTATTATTCCCGTTCAAGCGGAGCGAACCGCCGAGGACCTGAAGCGCCATGCCACCTGTCGCGCCATCCATGATCGTGCCGCCGAACGTAGTGGCTGCGCTGCCGTCGAGGACCAGCGTGTTGGTGCCCGTCGAATTGTTGACGACGGTTCCGGCTGCGCCGGAAAGGCCTGACACGATCAGCTTTTCCACCGCGACGTCCACGATGCCACCGTTGGCAGCCAACTCCCCGACACCGAGGGCACGGGTGCTGGCGGCAACGAGGATTCCGTTCTGCACCGTGGTTGGACCCGCATAGGAATTGGAGGCGGACAACGTAAGCGAATTGGTGCCGATTTTCGTAAGAGCCAGGGTTCCGGCCGAATTACCAATCACGCCGCTGAATGTCCCGGCGCGATCGTTGTTGCCCACGGTAAGGACCGAAGCGGCTGCAATGCCCAGATCAACGGAACCATTGCCGATCAGGCCATTGATCATTCCGTTCTGCCCGTTGAGGTCCAGGCGGCCATTCCCGTAGATTGCAACGTCGCCGGTTCCCGATGAGGGAAGAGCGTTCTCAGCGGCATATTGAATGGTGCCGTTGCTGATGACGGTGCCGCCGGCATAAGTGTTCGCAGTTTGCAACACGAGCGTGCCTGTGCCGACCTTTGCGAGCGAAGCTGCGCCGCCGATCTGGCCTGCGCCGCCGAAGGTGTAATTTCCCGCGGTCGTATCGACTGTGACACTTGAAGGAGCGAGTGTTCCCGCAAGATTAACGAACGAGTTCGCAACGCCAGTTGCATTGAAGAGGACCGAATCAGAATTGTTAAACACAGACGGCAAGCCGCTGTTCAAGAAATTCGCCGTGCTATTGAGATCCCAGGTGGTGTCAGGATTGCCGCCGCTCCAAACAAGGTTCTTGGGCGTGTAGGCGGTGACCACGAGATCAACATTCCCGCCACTGACCTGAATGGCAGCCGCAGTTCCGGCAGCAAGGCCGCTCCCGCTGACCAGCACGGCATAATTGCCGCCGGAGAGGATTGAGCCGGTCGCCTGAGTGATCAGTCGATAAGTCCCGACGCCCAGGGGCGACAGGGAGGCGTTGTTGACCGAAAATGTATTTCCGCTCAGCGCCAGTGTTCCGATTGCAATGTGCAACGCAGGGCGGGCCAGATCGCCGCTTGCGCTGGTGGGCGTGTATACGAGGTTGATTGCTTTGCCTGTGAGGTCGAGCGTCGCGCTCGGATCCAATTCAACAGCAGCCGCATTCACACCAACGGCGGTTCCCGTTCCGCTCCCCCCGAAACCAGTCGTCGTGGGCATGAAGGCAACGCCGCCCATAATCGTAAGGTCGAGCACGGCGCCCGCCGCAACGTTCGCGTTCGGTCCCGTTCCCAAGGCGCCCGGCGTGGTGATCTGATTGATCTTCGCGCCGAACGACCATCGGCCAGCGTACGTGTTATCCATGGAGAGAACCACGGTGCCGGGACCTGCGGTGTTCAAAACGCTGTCGGCTGCGCCACCCGAGACGACACCGACGCCTGACGCTGCCGGATTCAGCACATCACTCGGCATGGTGGTCGCCAGGGTTGCAGTTGTGCCCACGTGATTGCCAACGACGACACCATTCACACCCGAAGAACCGCGCGCGGTCAGGGTACCGCCTTTCCGAAGATTAACCGCCTGGGGCAGCGTGACATTTTCCAGGCGCAGCACTCCGGTGTTGGTCACTGTCGCGGCCGCCGCACTGCCAAAGGCATCCGCAACCAGAACGCCCAGAATGCCTTCGTTGATGTTGATCGGCGAGCCTCCGGGGAACAGGCCTGTGCCTGCGATCAGCCACGTTCCAGAACCTTGCTTTGTGATGCCACCAGTTGCGTTTCCAGGGCCTTCAGACAGGTTCGTGACAACGTTGTTGCCTGTGTTCACGCCATCAAGGACGTAGCGTGTGGCGCGCGTGTTGGCTCCGTTATGCTCGATTGACTCTACTGAAAGCGTGGCCGCGGGATTGGTTGAGTTGTTGATGAGGCTATAAACGCCCGCTGTGCTCGAGGGAAGGTTAACGAGCATCGGCATGGCGATGGATTGCGGGTTGGCGACCGACTCCGTCAGGCGAATCGAGCCGTTATGGCTGACATATAAGATTCCCTGGGCCGGCGTCGCGGCATCCCGCAAAACCACTGGGCTTGGCGAATCGATGACGTAAGCGCCAACGTTCTCGCCATCGAAAACAATGCTGCCAACGCGGCGGCTGCGGCCGTTCACGACTGTGGCGTCGTCGGGAACGATCGGGTTCGCGGCGCCACCGATTCCGGAAAACAATGGCGTGTTGAACGTCGCGGTATCGTTATTGACGTTGTTGTTCCCGGTGTTGTTGACATCGCCGGGCACGGCATTTCCCACCCAGTTGGCAGGAACATTCCACAGCGCGCTCGCGGGCGCGTTTGTCCAAGTCTGGCTTGCAGCGAATGCTGACGCGGCAGAACCGAGAACAGCACATGCTAGGAGCCGGCTGATTGTGGGGTTGGGGGTTGAACACACCGACGGGCGTGTGGATCGAGTTTTCATCTTAGTCATAGGTGCTTGGTCAAAGGCATGGTGTTTTCCAGAAGTTCACACCACGAGTCTTGGATAGATCATCCAGAAAATACATCAGAAGGGAAATCATCAGTTATGGCGACCACGTTGCCTGCTCACCGCGCTGGCATGCTGGGCAGCGACCGCGTTTTTCGCAGGTGC
This genomic interval from Verrucomicrobiia bacterium contains the following:
- a CDS encoding autotransporter-associated beta strand repeat-containing protein; this translates as MKTRSTRPSVCSTPNPTISRLLACAVLGSAASAFAASQTWTNAPASALWNVPANWVGNAVPGDVNNTGNNNVNNDTATFNTPLFSGIGGAANPIVPDDATVVNGRSRRVGSIVFDGENVGAYVIDSPSPVVLRDAATPAQGILYVSHNGSIRLTESVANPQSIAMPMLVNLPSSTAGVYSLINNSTNPAATLSVESIEHNGANTRATRYVLDGVNTGNNVVTNLSEGPGNATGGITKQGSGTWLIAGTGLFPGGSPININEGILGVLVADAFGSAAAATVTNTGVLRLENVTLPQAVNLRKGGTLTARGSSGVNGVVVGNHVGTTATLATTMPSDVLNPAASGVGVVSGGAADSVLNTAGPGTVVLSMDNTYAGRWSFGAKINQITTPGALGTGPNANVAAGAVLDLTIMGGVAFMPTTTGFGGSGTGTAVGVNAAAVELDPSATLDLTGKAINLVYTPTSASGDLARPALHIAIGTLALSGNTFSVNNASLSPLGVGTYRLITQATGSILSGGNYAVLVSGSGLAAGTAAAIQVSGGNVDLVVTAYTPKNLVWSGGNPDTTWDLNSTANFLNSGLPSVFNNSDSVLFNATGVANSFVNLAGTLAPSSVTVDTTAGNYTFGGAGQIGGAASLAKVGTGTLVLQTANTYAGGTVISNGTIQYAAENALPSSGTGDVAIYGNGRLDLNGQNGMINGLIGNGSVDLGIAAASVLTVGNNDRAGTFSGVIGNSAGTLALTKIGTNSLTLSASNSYAGPTTVQNGILVAASTRALGVGELAANGGIVDVAVEKLIVSGLSGAAGTVVNNSTGTNTLVLDGSAATTFGGTIMDGATGGMALQVLGGSLRLNGNNTFTGGTVLAAGTTLQIGNSPANLDGAVIASNNVALSLVGGSATPGTPDSITVVDGGTITLSANALGNIWGGQFIGAANTTNHVTTQMSFGGATSFQNFQGLVHLDIPSGSIRFFNGGGISGGDAPTFLFSSNSVVVTRDAQTVRLGAIAGGSSSSGIDQATAAGAVDTYIIGGKNIDSTFAGFFRGLNNLVKDGTGTLTFLGATRTENTDGVTFTNITIEPSLVAHTGTTTISNGVLALVVPNNLVSSPVITLASPAAVLDATRMGIVSNYFNDFGAVSVLVTNGVFEVAGGQTLGGLGTIQGSLNATPGSILNVGLPVGTLNVTSGIILDNATVNMDLDRSQSQNSDRLAAGGANLIAVNGGTLTITNLGSDLVTGDVFQLFNKPVAGLGFTLVELPTSNADNSVQYVWENKLAVNGTIKVLQGAAPITGNPTNITFNVSAGSLNLSWPSSHLGWQLQVQTNSLATGLSDNWINVPGSTSSTQHNGTIDAANGAVFYRLVRP